A single window of Dendropsophus ebraccatus isolate aDenEbr1 chromosome 5, aDenEbr1.pat, whole genome shotgun sequence DNA harbors:
- the GJB2 gene encoding gap junction beta-2 protein isoform X2 — protein sequence MDWGTLYEVIGGVNKYSTSIGKIWLSVLFIFRIMILVVAAESVWGDEQSDFNCNTLQPGCKNVCYDHHFPVSHIRLWCLQLIFVATPALLVAMHVAYLRHGEKKRLIKKGECGERQLEELKNRKVRIEGTLWWTYATSILFRVIFEAAFMYLFYFLYTGFHMQRLVRCSNWPCPNLVDCFISRPTEKTVFTFFMIIVSGICMVLNVAELCYLIIQASMRRSRRHAKKSANHSSCSGKEEKQNMLNEQKEQ from the coding sequence ATGGATTGGGGAACCCTTTATGAAGTCATTGGAGGAGTCAACAAATATTCTACCAGCATTGGCAAAATCTGGCTATCGGTGCTCTTCATATTCCGTATTATGATCCTGGTGGTGGCTGCCGAGAGTGTCTGGGGTGATGAACAGTCTGACTTCAACTGCAACACCTTACAGCCTGGGTGCAAAAATGTTTGCTACGATCACCACTTCCCTGTGTCTCACATCAGGCTCTGGTGCCTACAGCTTATTTTTGTAGCCACACCAGCACTGTTGGTTGCCATGCACGTGGCCTACCTGAGACATGGAGAGAAAAAGCGACTCATAAAGAAGGGAGAATGTGGCGAAAGGCAATTGGAAGAGCTGAAGAACCGTAAAGTTAGAATTGAAGGCACCCTGTGGTGGACATATGCCACCAGCATCCTGTTCAGAGTCATATTTGAAGCTGCTTTCATGTACCTCTTCTACTTCCTCTATACTGGTTTCCATATGCAACGTCTGGTCAGATGCTCAAACTGGCCTTGCCCCAATCTTGTTGACTGCTTCATTTCTCGGCCTACTGAAAAGACTGTGTTTACCTTCTTCATGATCATCGTGTCCGGCATCTGCATGGTCCTCAATGTGGCCGAGCTGTGCTATCTCATCATCCAGGCGTCCATGAGAAGATCCAGAAGACATGCCAAAAAATCCGCCAACCACTCCTCCTGTAGCGGCAAAGAAGAGAAGCAGAACATGCTGAACGAGCAGAAGGAGCAATGA
- the GJB2 gene encoding gap junction beta-2 protein isoform X1 has product MDSKQRRSSNNMDWGTLYEVIGGVNKYSTSIGKIWLSVLFIFRIMILVVAAESVWGDEQSDFNCNTLQPGCKNVCYDHHFPVSHIRLWCLQLIFVATPALLVAMHVAYLRHGEKKRLIKKGECGERQLEELKNRKVRIEGTLWWTYATSILFRVIFEAAFMYLFYFLYTGFHMQRLVRCSNWPCPNLVDCFISRPTEKTVFTFFMIIVSGICMVLNVAELCYLIIQASMRRSRRHAKKSANHSSCSGKEEKQNMLNEQKEQ; this is encoded by the exons ATGGATTCTAAGCAG AGACGGTCTTCCAACAACATGGATTGGGGAACCCTTTATGAAGTCATTGGAGGAGTCAACAAATATTCTACCAGCATTGGCAAAATCTGGCTATCGGTGCTCTTCATATTCCGTATTATGATCCTGGTGGTGGCTGCCGAGAGTGTCTGGGGTGATGAACAGTCTGACTTCAACTGCAACACCTTACAGCCTGGGTGCAAAAATGTTTGCTACGATCACCACTTCCCTGTGTCTCACATCAGGCTCTGGTGCCTACAGCTTATTTTTGTAGCCACACCAGCACTGTTGGTTGCCATGCACGTGGCCTACCTGAGACATGGAGAGAAAAAGCGACTCATAAAGAAGGGAGAATGTGGCGAAAGGCAATTGGAAGAGCTGAAGAACCGTAAAGTTAGAATTGAAGGCACCCTGTGGTGGACATATGCCACCAGCATCCTGTTCAGAGTCATATTTGAAGCTGCTTTCATGTACCTCTTCTACTTCCTCTATACTGGTTTCCATATGCAACGTCTGGTCAGATGCTCAAACTGGCCTTGCCCCAATCTTGTTGACTGCTTCATTTCTCGGCCTACTGAAAAGACTGTGTTTACCTTCTTCATGATCATCGTGTCCGGCATCTGCATGGTCCTCAATGTGGCCGAGCTGTGCTATCTCATCATCCAGGCGTCCATGAGAAGATCCAGAAGACATGCCAAAAAATCCGCCAACCACTCCTCCTGTAGCGGCAAAGAAGAGAAGCAGAACATGCTGAACGAGCAGAAGGAGCAATGA